A portion of the Magnolia sinica isolate HGM2019 chromosome 17, MsV1, whole genome shotgun sequence genome contains these proteins:
- the LOC131230289 gene encoding ribonucleases P/MRP protein subunit POP1 isoform X4 — MEPSYMMQVTTALSNWRESLLKVFRMVMVLPPSLSSQEPSNPVYRGVCYGNAMVHENGASVNCFSLEGKLAKLEVMGAKAIQVLQKILHPVTGIVDRESSTCEDFHLSKCSISKADSTPQLQKTFVLEHAEHLPSHAIVSLTVQDPRDITMKAIESVPDAPTCPESNLLEEDDAKEDASLTSGAPNTYREVIGSFWLKPDASSVHFSDSEDLWTSNDQTNPPMEENLLCMEKHQRRLSFFNLDNTNSGTLTTKSKEGSARSCPILLLKNINNQRGSYMGWSIILPLSWVKAFWIPLVSHGARAIGLRERQWVSCDDGVPSFPSDFPDCKSYSCFMSAEATASDQRAELCPLAMRPLRVPIPPPWYCVSSTVKEGLTSLGDDQTPDVQTQSKEMVYGSSLVNPDTGNNNAASPEQGSFPGFIARTSDLLSAYLNEIHCCHLPLFPNTAMGKRIFSELMDKGRLSWAPKGVIQIPANRKLCFLRVLLHAYKEGVFEEGAVVCAPILTDLSLWTTRCRSDEQDGLKIPQSSIKSYFIQQQSGKWELQRPEDPVAKQSHRWPIGFVTTGFVRGSTKPVAEAFCEAALLAQLRGEQWSEMQEKGRPEIFVLVRNLRSAAYRLALATIVVEQQAEDMEFT, encoded by the exons ATGGAGCCCTCATACATGATGCAAGTTACAACTGCGCTGTCCAATTGGAGG GAATCACTTTTGAAAGTTTTTAGAATGGTGATGGTTCTGCCACCATCATTATCTTCACAAGAACCATCCAATCCTGTCTATCGTGGAGTCTGTTACGGAAATGCCATG GTGCATGAAAATGGTGCTTCTGTCAATTGTTTTTCACTGGAGGGGAAGCTAGCAAAACTGGAAGTTATGGGAGCAAAGGCAATCCAAGTTCTTCAGAAGATACTACATCCTGTCACTGG TATTGTTGACAGGGAGTCCAGTACTTGCGAGGATTTTCATCTGAGCAAATGTTCGATTTCGAAGGCTGACAGCACTCCACAACTTCAAAAGACGTTTGTCCTTGAACATGCAGAACACCTACCCTCACATGCAATAGTATCTTTAACAGTCCAAGATCCGCGTGATATAACCATGAAAGCAATTGAAAGTGTTCCAGATGCACCTACTTGTCCAGAGAGCAATTTACTAGAAGAAGATGATGCTAAGGAAGATGCTTCCTTGACCTCTGGAGCTCCAAATACTTATAGAGAGGTCATAGGATCTTTTTGGTTAAAACCTGATGCGAGCAGTGTTCATTTCTCCGACAGTGAAGATCTGTGGACTTCTAATGATCAGACAAATCCTCCAATGGAGGAGAATCTTCTTTGCATGGAAAAGCATCAGAGGCGCTTATCTTTTTTTAACCTTGATAATACAAATTCAGGGACCTTGACCACCAAATCAAAGGAGGGCTCTGCTAGATCTTGCCCTATTTTGCTTTTAAAGAATATTAATAACCAAAGGGGCTCTTACATGGG GTGGTCTATCATTCTTCCTTTAAGTTGGGTAAAGGCCTTTTGGATTCCTCTTGTCTCCCATGGGGCTCGGGCCATTGGTTTGCGAGAAAGGCAATGGGTTTCATGTGAT GATGGGGTGCCATCATTCCCTTCTGATTTCCCTGATTGCAAGTCATACTCATGCTTCATGTCTGCTGAAGCTACTGCTTCTGATCAAAGAGCTGAACTCTGTCCTCTTGCTATGAGACCTCTAAGAGTTCCCATACCACCCCCATGGTATTGTGTTAGTTCCACTGTTAAGGAAGGGTTGACCAGCCTGGGAGATGATCAAACACCAGATGTGCAAACACAAAGTAAAGAGATGGTTTATGGCAGTTCATTGGTAAACCCGGACACTGGAAACAACAATGCAGCGTCACCAGAGCAGGGCTCTTTTCCAGGTTTCATAGCAAGGACATCTGATCTTTTGAGTGCTTACTTGAACGAAATCCATTGCTGTCATCTACCCTTGTTCCCTAATACGGCAATGGGGAAAAGGATTTTCTCTGAGCTGATGGATAAAGGCAGGCTCAGCTGGGCCCCTAAAGGAGTAATCCAGATACCAGCTAACCGTAAACTGTGTTTTTTGAGAGTTCTTCTCCATGCCTACAAGGAAGGCGTTTTTGAAGAGGGAGCTGTTGTTTGTGCACCCATTCTTACTGATTTGTCATTGTGGACAACCAG ATGCAGATCAGACGAACAGGATGGACTTAAAATCCCTCAATCCTCTATAAAGTCATATTTCATACAGCAACAGTCTGGCAAGTGGGAGCTGCAGAGACCAGAAGACCCTGTGGCCAAGCAATCTCACAGGTGGCCTATTGGGTTTGTCACGACAGGATTTGTTCGTGGAAG CACCAAGCCAGTGGCGGAAGCCTTCTGTGAGGCGGCATTGCTTGCTCAGCTGAGAGGAGAGCAGTGGAGTGAGATGCAAGAGAAGGGGAGGCCTGAGATTTTTGTGCTGGTAAGGAATCTGAGGTCTGCCGCCTATAGGCTTGCCCTTGCAACCATTGTAGTGGAACAGCAGGCGGAAGACATGGAGTTCACGTAA
- the LOC131230289 gene encoding ribonucleases P/MRP protein subunit POP1 isoform X5 — protein MEPSYMMQVTTALSNWRESLLKVFRMVMVLPPSLSSQEPSNPVYRGVCYGNAMLHHVGAPISQLIAPVTFMWRPFSSIHIDIDVENDSNLNGHCMSEKSECSTSYRQLWVWIHAAAFSEGFGALRYACQELVHENGASVNCFSLEGKLAKLEVMGAKAIQVLQKILHPVTGIVDRESSTCEDFHLSKCSISKADSTPQLQKTFVLEHAEHLPSHAIVSLTVQDPRDITMKAIESVPDAPTCPESNLLEEDDAKEDASLTSGAPNTYREVIGSFWLKPDASSVHFSDSEDLWTSNDQTNPPMEENLLCMEKHQRRLSFFNLDNTNSGTLTTKSKEGSARSCPILLLKNINNQRGSYMGWSIILPLSWVKAFWIPLVSHGARAIGLRERQWVSCDDGVPSFPSDFPDCKSYSCFMSAEATASDQRAELCPLAMRPLRVPIPPPWYCVSSTVKEGLTSLGDDQTPDVQTQSKEMVYGSSLVNPDTGNNNAASPEQGSFPGFIARTSDLLSAYLNEIHCCHLPLFPNTAMGKRIFSELMDKGRLSWAPKGVIQIPANRKLCFLRVLLHAYKEGVFEEGAVVCAPILTDLSLWTTSEIPVSYQN, from the exons ATGGAGCCCTCATACATGATGCAAGTTACAACTGCGCTGTCCAATTGGAGG GAATCACTTTTGAAAGTTTTTAGAATGGTGATGGTTCTGCCACCATCATTATCTTCACAAGAACCATCCAATCCTGTCTATCGTGGAGTCTGTTACGGAAATGCCATG CTTCATCATGTCGGAGCTCCTATTTCTCAACTGATTGCCCCTGTGACCTTCATGTGGCGGCCTTTCTCAAGCATCCATATAgatattgatgttgaaaatgattCAAATTTAAATGGACATTGCATGAGTGAGAAAAGTGAATGCAGTACTTCGTATCGACAGTTGTGGGTATGGATACACGCTGCAGCCTTCAGTGAAGGATTTGGTGCTTTAAGATATGCCTGTCAAGAGCTG GTGCATGAAAATGGTGCTTCTGTCAATTGTTTTTCACTGGAGGGGAAGCTAGCAAAACTGGAAGTTATGGGAGCAAAGGCAATCCAAGTTCTTCAGAAGATACTACATCCTGTCACTGG TATTGTTGACAGGGAGTCCAGTACTTGCGAGGATTTTCATCTGAGCAAATGTTCGATTTCGAAGGCTGACAGCACTCCACAACTTCAAAAGACGTTTGTCCTTGAACATGCAGAACACCTACCCTCACATGCAATAGTATCTTTAACAGTCCAAGATCCGCGTGATATAACCATGAAAGCAATTGAAAGTGTTCCAGATGCACCTACTTGTCCAGAGAGCAATTTACTAGAAGAAGATGATGCTAAGGAAGATGCTTCCTTGACCTCTGGAGCTCCAAATACTTATAGAGAGGTCATAGGATCTTTTTGGTTAAAACCTGATGCGAGCAGTGTTCATTTCTCCGACAGTGAAGATCTGTGGACTTCTAATGATCAGACAAATCCTCCAATGGAGGAGAATCTTCTTTGCATGGAAAAGCATCAGAGGCGCTTATCTTTTTTTAACCTTGATAATACAAATTCAGGGACCTTGACCACCAAATCAAAGGAGGGCTCTGCTAGATCTTGCCCTATTTTGCTTTTAAAGAATATTAATAACCAAAGGGGCTCTTACATGGG GTGGTCTATCATTCTTCCTTTAAGTTGGGTAAAGGCCTTTTGGATTCCTCTTGTCTCCCATGGGGCTCGGGCCATTGGTTTGCGAGAAAGGCAATGGGTTTCATGTGAT GATGGGGTGCCATCATTCCCTTCTGATTTCCCTGATTGCAAGTCATACTCATGCTTCATGTCTGCTGAAGCTACTGCTTCTGATCAAAGAGCTGAACTCTGTCCTCTTGCTATGAGACCTCTAAGAGTTCCCATACCACCCCCATGGTATTGTGTTAGTTCCACTGTTAAGGAAGGGTTGACCAGCCTGGGAGATGATCAAACACCAGATGTGCAAACACAAAGTAAAGAGATGGTTTATGGCAGTTCATTGGTAAACCCGGACACTGGAAACAACAATGCAGCGTCACCAGAGCAGGGCTCTTTTCCAGGTTTCATAGCAAGGACATCTGATCTTTTGAGTGCTTACTTGAACGAAATCCATTGCTGTCATCTACCCTTGTTCCCTAATACGGCAATGGGGAAAAGGATTTTCTCTGAGCTGATGGATAAAGGCAGGCTCAGCTGGGCCCCTAAAGGAGTAATCCAGATACCAGCTAACCGTAAACTGTGTTTTTTGAGAGTTCTTCTCCATGCCTACAAGGAAGGCGTTTTTGAAGAGGGAGCTGTTGTTTGTGCACCCATTCTTACTGATTTGTCATTGTGGACAACCAG TGAAATTCCAGTTTCATACCAAAACTAA